One stretch of Rhodococcus pseudokoreensis DNA includes these proteins:
- a CDS encoding dihydrofolate reductase family protein, translating into MPDTTCHMSISLDGFVAGPEQSRDNPLGKRGGELHGWHIGDPRATEADKTANGWLMRPRGAYVMGRNMFGPIRGEWNEAWDGWWGSEPPYHAPVFVLTHHAREPIEMEGGTTFHFVTAGFDAAYAQALETADGNGVDIAGGASTVRQALNAGVIDELTLDIAPVLLGSGERMFDGVETFGLEPVEVLHSPLTTHIRYRRGSAG; encoded by the coding sequence ATGCCCGACACCACCTGCCACATGTCGATCTCGCTCGACGGCTTCGTCGCCGGACCCGAGCAGAGCCGGGACAATCCGCTGGGCAAGCGCGGCGGCGAGCTGCACGGCTGGCATATCGGCGACCCGCGCGCGACCGAAGCCGACAAGACAGCCAACGGATGGCTCATGCGCCCTCGCGGCGCCTACGTCATGGGTCGCAACATGTTCGGGCCGATCCGCGGTGAGTGGAACGAGGCGTGGGACGGATGGTGGGGATCCGAGCCGCCCTACCACGCACCGGTCTTCGTGCTCACTCACCACGCACGCGAACCGATCGAGATGGAGGGCGGGACCACCTTCCACTTCGTCACCGCGGGGTTCGACGCCGCCTACGCGCAGGCGCTCGAAACGGCCGACGGCAACGGCGTGGACATCGCCGGCGGCGCTTCGACAGTCCGACAGGCACTCAACGCCGGCGTGATCGATGAACTCACCCTCGACATCGCACCCGTCCTACTCGGCAGCGGCGAGCGCATGTTCGATGGCGTCGAGACGTTCGGCTTGGAGCCCGTCGAGGTGCTCCACTCACCGCTAACCACCCATATCCGTTATCGCAGAGGCAGCGCCGGCTGA
- a CDS encoding YciI family protein has protein sequence MGRTAPEENMMAKYLLLKHYRGAPASVNDVPMDQWTPEEISAHVQYMNDFAARLEGTGEFVDSQALSPEGTFVRYDGEGRPSVTDGPFAETKDLIAGWMVIDVETYERALELAGELSAAPGADGKPIHEWLEVRPFLAASPTATECGFHHG, from the coding sequence ATGGGCCGTACCGCACCAGAGGAGAACATGATGGCCAAGTACCTGCTGCTCAAGCACTACCGCGGCGCGCCGGCATCGGTCAACGACGTACCGATGGACCAGTGGACGCCGGAGGAGATCTCGGCCCACGTGCAGTACATGAACGACTTCGCCGCCCGGCTCGAGGGCACCGGCGAATTCGTCGACAGCCAGGCACTCTCCCCGGAGGGCACGTTCGTCCGCTACGACGGCGAGGGGCGACCGTCGGTCACCGACGGCCCGTTCGCGGAGACCAAGGACCTGATCGCCGGCTGGATGGTGATCGACGTCGAGACCTACGAGCGGGCACTCGAGCTGGCCGGCGAACTGTCCGCGGCCCCGGGTGCGGACGGGAAACCGATCCACGAGTGGCTCGAGGTGCGACCGTTCCTGGCCGCCTCTCCAACCGCTACGGAGTGCGGTTTTCACCACGGGTGA
- a CDS encoding phosphoadenosine phosphosulfate reductase family protein, protein MAGKPEPDGLDLNTLRALRRPRRDLATLTGRIAGHLEDHDGYLAFSGGKDSLVALHLTLQIEPNIPVVFFDSGLEYPETYTYITALADTWNLNLEPHRADPPLLTVLAQSGEWDHQQPTRATSQKLRDILIGAPSRAAHAAHGPGEIWGVRADESPKGTGRWSLYYNALSSHVTRDCDGCCTNTTEQRRHHGGLIDRADGTHVFGPIWDWSIDEIWAYIAHHQLPVNPVYDKLRQLGTPEQHLRVSHMLDGAFLEHGRITRLRRGWPNLFEELAQVLPRIREFV, encoded by the coding sequence GTGGCGGGCAAGCCCGAACCCGACGGCCTGGACCTGAACACTCTCCGGGCACTGCGCCGTCCCCGCCGCGACCTCGCAACCCTCACCGGCCGCATCGCCGGGCACCTCGAAGACCACGACGGATACCTCGCCTTCTCCGGCGGCAAGGACTCACTCGTCGCACTCCACCTCACCCTGCAGATCGAACCGAACATCCCCGTCGTGTTCTTCGACTCCGGCCTCGAGTACCCCGAGACCTACACCTACATCACCGCACTCGCCGACACCTGGAACCTCAACCTCGAACCCCACCGAGCCGACCCACCACTGCTGACAGTCCTCGCACAATCCGGCGAATGGGACCACCAACAGCCCACCCGGGCCACGAGCCAGAAACTGCGCGACATCCTCATCGGTGCACCCTCCCGCGCGGCACACGCAGCACACGGGCCAGGAGAAATCTGGGGCGTACGAGCCGACGAATCCCCGAAAGGGACCGGACGCTGGTCGCTGTACTACAACGCACTCAGCAGCCACGTCACACGCGACTGCGACGGCTGCTGCACCAACACCACAGAGCAACGCCGACACCACGGCGGCCTCATCGACCGAGCCGACGGAACACATGTCTTCGGGCCCATATGGGACTGGAGCATCGATGAGATCTGGGCATACATCGCCCACCACCAACTACCGGTGAACCCCGTCTACGACAAACTCCGCCAACTCGGCACCCCCGAACAACACCTGCGGGTCTCCCACATGCTCGACGGCGCCTTCCTCGAACACGGACGCATCACCCGGCTACGCCGCGGATGGCCGAACCTTTTCGAGGAACTCGCCCAAGTCCTCCCCCGAATCCGCGAGTTCGTCTGA
- a CDS encoding RAMP superfamily CRISPR-associated protein, whose product MMRSTVRWDVELTALSSISQKGEDSGTTTTLFRREPVIQPDGKPVLVPIVSGNSLRGGLRRIAEELFRDVIGYEQQIPLSAAHALRNGGSLTKVTGDGLTGRRRQRLRELVPPIGVFGGNGGGQPPIDGCLKVGKVIPRVRETETIMTRAYDGRLMSQFELVSLESYSRFDDTDTRTFPESSAGGAAGKDAGSSMLMRFEVETLPAGTRFETFLRLDRATPLEISFFTDVWGRFARDGFLGGRSAIGHGRVRAETDRMVLAGPDPQSVDWRVELAPLRDEVIEALCWLT is encoded by the coding sequence ATGATGAGGTCGACGGTGCGCTGGGATGTCGAGCTGACCGCGCTGTCCTCGATCTCCCAGAAGGGGGAGGACTCCGGAACGACGACGACACTGTTCCGGCGCGAGCCGGTGATCCAGCCGGACGGAAAGCCGGTGCTGGTGCCCATCGTGTCCGGGAACTCTCTACGCGGCGGGTTGCGCAGGATCGCCGAGGAGCTGTTCCGCGATGTCATCGGCTACGAACAGCAGATCCCACTCTCGGCGGCGCACGCCCTGCGCAACGGTGGCTCTTTGACGAAGGTCACCGGCGACGGTCTGACCGGTCGCCGGCGGCAGCGACTGCGGGAGCTGGTTCCCCCGATCGGGGTGTTCGGCGGCAACGGCGGAGGTCAGCCACCGATCGATGGCTGCCTGAAGGTGGGCAAGGTCATCCCACGGGTGCGTGAGACCGAGACAATCATGACCCGGGCGTATGACGGCCGGTTGATGAGTCAGTTCGAGTTGGTCTCCCTGGAGAGCTACAGCCGATTCGACGACACCGACACCCGGACGTTCCCCGAATCCTCCGCGGGTGGCGCCGCCGGCAAAGATGCCGGCTCGTCGATGCTGATGCGATTCGAGGTCGAAACACTCCCTGCGGGAACCCGTTTCGAAACCTTCTTGCGGCTGGACCGGGCCACCCCGCTCGAAATCTCGTTCTTCACCGATGTGTGGGGCAGATTCGCGCGTGACGGATTCCTCGGAGGGCGCAGCGCGATAGGTCACGGGCGGGTCCGCGCCGAAACGGATCGGATGGTGTTGGCCGGCCCGGACCCGCAGTCAGTGGACTGGCGCGTCGAGCTCGCACCACTGCGCGATGAGGTCATTGAAGCATTGTGCTGGCTGACATGA
- a CDS encoding WhiB family transcriptional regulator — MTIETDTRLLTAATAAAPGWRDFALCRVTDPEAFFPETGENGRPAKRVCAGCEVREACLAEALAHDERFGIWGGLTTAERRKYHPKRRR, encoded by the coding sequence ATGACAATCGAGACCGATACACGGCTGCTAACGGCAGCAACGGCCGCCGCGCCGGGGTGGCGCGACTTCGCGCTGTGCCGAGTCACCGATCCGGAAGCGTTCTTCCCCGAGACAGGCGAAAACGGGCGCCCCGCGAAACGGGTGTGCGCGGGCTGCGAAGTTCGCGAGGCCTGCCTAGCCGAGGCGCTCGCCCACGATGAGCGGTTCGGGATCTGGGGTGGACTGACCACGGCCGAGCGCCGCAAGTACCACCCGAAGCGCCGCCGATGA
- a CDS encoding DUF2441 domain-containing protein — MLSPTITHSQRRFQNAALLHRRSKRNPSRGTVARAHPVRRRIPTALQQHLDVLFPNGVAAHGEINFVNAAAQFQVTDHLIELIWENVRRAHFPTAPSRFESAFAVDTLDEARAFRTAFDPTEAAKIWLVETDSDGFRANMELLRAPGTALMTSYHSHCYWSQQSPDHEVPVTWEVLLTPPIRVIGPAE, encoded by the coding sequence ATGCTGAGCCCGACTATCACGCACAGCCAGAGAAGGTTTCAGAATGCCGCGCTTCTACACCGTCGATCGAAGAGGAACCCTTCACGAGGGACTGTCGCTCGAGCTCACCCGGTACGACGACGTATACCGACAGCGCTGCAACAGCACCTTGACGTCCTATTTCCCAATGGCGTTGCTGCGCACGGTGAAATCAACTTCGTCAACGCGGCCGCTCAGTTTCAAGTCACGGACCATCTGATCGAGCTGATCTGGGAAAACGTCCGTCGTGCACACTTTCCGACCGCACCCTCTCGTTTCGAATCCGCATTCGCAGTGGACACACTCGACGAAGCCCGTGCCTTCCGAACTGCCTTCGATCCGACTGAAGCAGCCAAGATCTGGCTCGTGGAGACCGATAGCGACGGATTCCGGGCCAACATGGAGCTGCTCCGCGCCCCCGGCACCGCTCTGATGACGTCGTATCACTCCCATTGCTATTGGTCCCAGCAAAGCCCGGACCACGAAGTACCCGTGACATGGGAGGTCCTCCTGACTCCACCCATCCGCGTTATTGGCCCTGCGGAGTAG
- a CDS encoding N-formylglutamate amidohydrolase: MPADPGSVHADSDRALPHLATDDFPADSHTITAVARTGTDIRLQIHTSIASFVAPAAAWFPAATGFTVTVIVHTVDAHTGEPRHLPATEPAEWARTIFSTVDAAQGYFLGAVDPATGVHRDGQLAYRLYLDSNRRAILVPPQIVTCPHYPLPALDGRAEGTIDIDTTT, translated from the coding sequence ATGCCCGCTGATCCCGGCAGCGTCCACGCCGACTCCGACCGCGCGCTGCCACACCTGGCCACCGATGACTTCCCGGCAGATTCGCACACCATCACGGCGGTGGCCCGCACCGGAACGGACATCAGGCTGCAGATCCACACGTCCATCGCATCGTTCGTAGCCCCGGCCGCGGCGTGGTTCCCCGCGGCTACCGGGTTCACTGTCACCGTCATCGTGCACACCGTCGACGCGCACACGGGCGAGCCCCGGCATCTGCCGGCCACCGAGCCCGCTGAATGGGCTCGGACGATCTTCTCAACCGTCGACGCCGCGCAAGGGTACTTTCTCGGCGCCGTCGACCCAGCCACCGGTGTCCACCGGGACGGTCAGCTCGCCTATCGCCTCTACCTCGACAGCAACCGGCGGGCGATTCTCGTGCCCCCTCAAATAGTCACCTGCCCGCACTACCCGCTCCCCGCCCTCGACGGCAGAGCCGAGGGAACCATCGATATCGATACCACCACCTGA
- a CDS encoding histone-like nucleoid-structuring protein Lsr2 — protein sequence MARKVVVELVDDIDGTVFGENGESISYAVDGVEYVIDLKNEHAKELRETFEYYIAHSTRVGGRKHRADRQVNPVVAKRPRGETKKIRDWAIEQGYELSSRGRIPAEIAQAFHDAH from the coding sequence GTGGCACGCAAGGTCGTAGTAGAGCTGGTCGACGACATTGACGGCACCGTCTTCGGTGAGAACGGCGAAAGCATCAGCTACGCAGTCGACGGCGTCGAGTACGTGATCGACCTGAAGAACGAGCACGCGAAGGAACTCCGCGAGACCTTCGAGTACTACATCGCCCACTCCACACGAGTCGGCGGCCGCAAACACCGCGCCGACCGGCAGGTCAACCCCGTTGTCGCGAAGCGGCCGCGGGGAGAAACGAAGAAGATCCGCGACTGGGCGATCGAGCAGGGGTACGAACTGTCCTCCCGCGGCCGCATCCCCGCCGAGATCGCACAGGCCTTCCACGACGCCCATTGA
- a CDS encoding ATP-binding protein: MADLATAVTVLDANGRAGVPSLLISGPGMGKSSLVRGLAASDGVLCETVLGSLREPADFAGLPVVREHGVTLEAPDWAKRIHADGGGYLFLDELTTSPPAVQAAMLAVALDLKVGDLQLPKGTRVIAGANPPDCAAGGYELEAPLANRFCHVEFTPSVDEWLDGMATGWATPPASRAVATDEQRVALVRSSITGYVQRNPEALDAFPSSAAQTGGAWPSRRTWAMLAAVLPHLRDDDNAAINAAVFGLIGEGTGVEFLEWRRNADLPDPVAVIENPETAFDWQSRPDLVWAVLSGVTAWAAGRGTVEAWRSAWGPLIAAAEAGAPDVAGAAARTLAKARPAKAVVPAAAKRFSPMLVAAGLVGEAA; the protein is encoded by the coding sequence GTGGCTGATTTGGCGACTGCTGTGACGGTGTTGGATGCGAATGGGCGGGCCGGTGTTCCGTCGTTGTTGATCTCGGGTCCGGGTATGGGTAAGTCGAGTCTGGTGCGGGGGTTGGCGGCGTCGGACGGGGTGCTGTGCGAGACGGTCCTCGGGTCGTTGCGGGAACCGGCCGACTTCGCTGGCCTGCCGGTGGTGCGTGAGCACGGGGTGACGTTGGAGGCTCCGGACTGGGCGAAGCGCATTCACGCCGACGGTGGTGGCTATCTGTTTCTGGACGAGTTGACGACGAGTCCGCCTGCGGTGCAGGCGGCGATGCTCGCGGTCGCGTTGGACCTGAAGGTCGGTGATCTGCAATTGCCGAAGGGAACGCGGGTGATTGCGGGTGCGAATCCTCCCGATTGTGCTGCCGGTGGGTACGAACTGGAAGCGCCATTGGCGAATCGGTTCTGCCATGTGGAGTTCACTCCGTCTGTTGACGAGTGGTTGGACGGTATGGCGACAGGGTGGGCCACGCCGCCCGCCTCGCGTGCGGTGGCGACGGACGAACAGCGCGTGGCGCTGGTGCGTAGTTCGATCACCGGGTATGTCCAGCGCAACCCGGAAGCGTTGGACGCGTTCCCGTCGTCGGCGGCGCAGACCGGGGGAGCGTGGCCGTCGCGACGCACGTGGGCGATGTTGGCGGCGGTGTTGCCGCATCTGCGTGACGACGACAACGCGGCGATCAATGCGGCGGTGTTCGGGCTGATCGGTGAGGGGACCGGTGTCGAGTTCCTGGAATGGCGCAGGAATGCCGATCTGCCCGACCCGGTGGCGGTGATCGAGAATCCGGAAACGGCGTTCGACTGGCAGTCTCGTCCGGACCTGGTGTGGGCAGTTCTGTCGGGTGTGACGGCGTGGGCTGCGGGGCGGGGCACTGTCGAGGCGTGGCGCAGCGCGTGGGGGCCGCTGATTGCGGCTGCGGAAGCGGGTGCACCTGATGTGGCGGGCGCTGCGGCGCGGACGCTGGCGAAGGCGCGGCCCGCCAAGGCTGTGGTTCCGGCTGCGGCGAAACGGTTCTCCCCGATGTTGGTGGCTGCGGGTCTGGTCGGTGAGGCGGCGTGA
- a CDS encoding DUF2201 family putative metallopeptidase: MSAVRVLEPDELRAFRLARLVSAEQMPYFMRALFAAQPVAAPGLGTFAVDAQWRLYLDPALLVGANAWPVPVAGAVLLHEVGHLLRAHAARAEFLPKPVAHLAWNYAADAEINDDLLAAGVGLPEGVITPESFGCASGGIAEDYYTNLVDPSAPSSPNADGDGDPGCGSGAGCPAVPGELGAAGSEVTEGLDGAEADLVRRYVAQAVRESAGKGRGSAPAGLARWAGEVLAPPTVAWDRLLRAVIRRVLADQAGRTNYTYSRPSRRGIPCIVAPAMRGPSITVSIVVDTSGSMSADDLDAAMSEVAGVLRAGGVARDRVRILACDASSTTAQPVRSIADVKLIGGGGTDMRVGIEAANAARLQPHLVIVLTDGDTPWPDRPSRSHLVCAVIGSDAAAGRTPSWASTVYVPVGAGVRA, encoded by the coding sequence GTGAGCGCGGTGCGGGTACTCGAACCGGACGAGTTGCGCGCGTTTCGGTTGGCCCGGTTGGTCTCTGCCGAACAGATGCCGTACTTCATGCGGGCGTTGTTCGCGGCGCAGCCGGTGGCTGCGCCGGGGTTGGGCACGTTCGCGGTGGATGCGCAGTGGCGGTTGTATCTCGATCCGGCGCTGCTGGTCGGTGCGAACGCGTGGCCGGTCCCGGTGGCGGGTGCGGTCCTGTTGCACGAGGTTGGGCACTTGCTGCGGGCACATGCCGCGCGCGCGGAGTTCTTGCCGAAGCCGGTCGCGCACTTGGCGTGGAACTACGCCGCCGATGCGGAAATCAACGATGACCTTCTCGCGGCCGGTGTCGGACTGCCCGAAGGGGTGATCACCCCGGAGTCGTTCGGGTGCGCGTCGGGAGGCATTGCGGAGGACTACTACACGAACTTGGTAGATCCGTCTGCCCCTTCATCTCCGAACGCAGACGGCGATGGTGATCCGGGGTGCGGGTCCGGTGCGGGGTGCCCTGCTGTGCCCGGCGAGTTGGGTGCGGCGGGGAGTGAGGTCACCGAGGGTCTCGACGGCGCGGAGGCTGACCTGGTGCGGCGGTATGTCGCGCAGGCCGTTCGTGAGTCTGCGGGAAAGGGGCGGGGGAGCGCCCCGGCAGGATTGGCACGGTGGGCCGGTGAGGTACTGGCACCGCCGACGGTGGCATGGGATCGGTTGTTGCGTGCGGTGATCCGGCGCGTCTTGGCGGATCAGGCGGGGCGGACGAACTACACGTATTCGCGACCCTCGCGGCGCGGGATCCCGTGCATAGTCGCTCCGGCGATGCGCGGCCCGTCGATCACGGTCTCGATTGTGGTCGACACGTCGGGATCGATGTCGGCAGACGATCTGGATGCGGCGATGAGTGAGGTTGCCGGGGTGCTGCGGGCTGGCGGTGTGGCACGTGATCGGGTGCGGATTCTGGCCTGTGATGCGTCGAGCACAACGGCGCAGCCGGTTCGGTCCATCGCGGACGTGAAACTGATCGGCGGCGGCGGCACCGACATGCGGGTGGGTATCGAGGCGGCCAATGCTGCGCGTCTGCAGCCGCATTTGGTGATCGTCCTGACGGACGGGGATACGCCGTGGCCGGATCGCCCGTCGCGGTCGCATCTGGTGTGCGCGGTGATCGGCAGTGACGCGGCTGCGGGGCGTACACCGTCGTGGGCGTCGACGGTGTACGTGCCGGTCGGTGCGGGAGTTCGCGCATGA
- a CDS encoding AAA family ATPase, translating into MRILAPRPDILNPAPSSAPAPRPSAPSLTQWPGSPIMSDPITARVLFSVWSGDPAVVVPSPPGAGKTRLVALLAAALAHRADLRVGIAAQTREQAVEIARRLGTLTDRAALMWKAKPPKPDSGQTPAVSGQKVRWPGEVGAILIGTTARWLFSDPDRVGADVLIVDESWQCTYADLGALGAMARQVVCVGDPGQIDPVVTGDVSRWDGSDTAPNLPGPIALQAAHGDAVGVVRLRHTWRLGADTTALIQPLFYPDLPFTSRRPPEHLIDGGGVVLPELAHRSVTVSGGPSDPALVTACAQRARELAGTELVTAEDQRPMSAADIAVVVPHVTQAAAIRALLSDYPDVLVGTANSLQGLERAAVVVLHPLAGYRTAEPFSLDPGRACVMLSRHRAHMSVVIDEASAEVLAYAEPSTAHAANTALLAALHRTPAV; encoded by the coding sequence ATGCGCATCCTCGCCCCCCGACCCGATATCCTCAACCCGGCCCCCTCGAGCGCCCCGGCACCCAGGCCGAGCGCGCCGTCACTCACGCAGTGGCCGGGATCGCCGATCATGTCCGATCCGATCACCGCACGTGTGCTGTTCTCGGTGTGGTCGGGTGATCCCGCCGTTGTCGTCCCGTCGCCACCCGGCGCGGGCAAGACCCGACTGGTCGCCCTTCTCGCGGCAGCATTGGCACACCGTGCGGATCTGCGTGTCGGCATCGCGGCCCAGACCCGCGAACAGGCAGTGGAGATTGCGCGGCGCCTCGGCACCCTCACCGATCGCGCCGCTCTGATGTGGAAAGCGAAACCGCCGAAACCCGACAGCGGGCAGACGCCAGCGGTGTCGGGGCAGAAGGTGCGGTGGCCCGGTGAGGTGGGCGCGATCCTGATCGGCACGACCGCCCGATGGCTGTTCTCGGACCCCGACCGGGTCGGCGCCGACGTGCTGATCGTCGACGAATCGTGGCAATGCACCTACGCCGATCTGGGCGCACTCGGCGCCATGGCCAGGCAGGTGGTCTGTGTGGGCGATCCCGGTCAGATCGATCCGGTGGTGACCGGCGACGTGTCTCGATGGGACGGAAGCGATACCGCCCCGAACCTGCCGGGACCGATCGCGCTGCAAGCCGCTCACGGCGACGCGGTGGGCGTGGTTCGGCTGCGCCACACCTGGCGACTGGGAGCGGACACCACCGCCCTGATTCAACCGTTGTTCTACCCCGACCTGCCGTTTACCTCCCGCCGACCACCGGAGCACCTGATCGACGGTGGCGGAGTCGTGCTGCCCGAGCTGGCGCACCGTTCCGTCACGGTCTCCGGTGGCCCGTCCGATCCGGCGCTGGTGACCGCGTGCGCACAGCGGGCGCGGGAGCTGGCGGGCACGGAGCTGGTCACCGCCGAGGATCAGCGACCCATGAGCGCCGCCGATATCGCGGTGGTGGTTCCCCACGTGACGCAGGCGGCGGCGATCCGCGCCCTGCTGTCCGATTACCCGGACGTGCTGGTCGGCACGGCGAACTCTCTGCAAGGGCTCGAGCGTGCCGCTGTGGTGGTGTTGCATCCGCTGGCCGGATACCGCACCGCCGAGCCATTCAGCCTCGATCCGGGCCGCGCCTGCGTGATGCTCTCCCGCCACCGCGCCCACATGAGCGTCGTCATCGATGAGGCGAGCGCCGAGGTACTCGCCTACGCCGAGCCCTCGACCGCGCACGCCGCCAATACCGCCCTGTTGGCCGCGCTGCACCGCACTCCCGCTGTGTAG